ATAACAGCATCACTTACCTCAGACCGAAAAGGAGAACAGTATGTACTTCTTTTAATGAAAACATATAAGGTTGTTAACATCAACAGACTTCTCACAATTTATAAAAAAAAGTGTTTAAGAAGTTGTTGACAAAGgccatatgctttttaaaaaatggttttaaaagaatgaatgaaagtgcGATTTTGGCAGCTAAATATAAGGGTGAATATAGTTCCTATTTTGCCCTGATTCAACAGCCATTGCTAGTGTACAGAAGGAAACCTTTATAACTTTTCAAAACATAGGTGCAACACTGGCGGAGCTGCACCTATTGAATGTTAGTTCTAAAAAGTGTGGAGTCTTAGTATATGGGACACAGGATTGCGCTTACATATTTGTGCATTGAAAGCTGTTCAAGCTAATGTTGAACTTtagctgtacagtgttccctcatttttcgcaggggatgggttccaagaccgcccgcgaaagtcgaatttccgcgaagtagagatgcggaaataaatacactatttttggctatgaacagtatcacaagctttcccttaacactttaaacccctaaattgtgatttctcattcccttagcaaccccttagattattactcaccatatttatttcttaaagtttattaaaatatatatttattaaaggcggatgaatgtTTGGcattgacatatgacgtcatcaggcggggaaaactgtggtataggggaaaaaatttcaaagtatttttttattaatatttttgaaaaaccgtggtatagacttttcgcgaagttcgaacccgcgaaaatcgagggaacactgtatttcatttgaGTTCACTTGCAATTCTCCTGATCAAAATATTGGCTTAAATAAATTTGTGGATAtgagaaaaatgtccaactaatACTCCCTCAATCTCTCTAGATATACTAGGTTTAGATGAAGTCTGGAGTGAAATCAGGCTAAGAATTTTAGATTTACAAAGAAATAGAAACAACATACCACATTTATACAATAATGAGTGTTCATACCCTccctttattatatatttgtttacCATTGCCTGGTTCCATCTCATAGGAGAGCTTTCACATTGGcagatctatatacagtggtacctctacttacgaatgcctctactgacgaacttttcgagatacgaaccaggtgtttaagatttttttgcctctactctcaaaccatttttcacttatgaACCCGGGTGCATGCACTctcagggattcccctgcctcatgactgctgctgggattccccaatGGACAgcggcggcacacacacacatacatgcggGGCAACAAACTCCCCACTAACCCCCCCCACAGGCTCGAGAACTGTCTTAATTGGAAGAAGAAGCGGCAAAAGGAGGAGCGGAAGTGAGGAGGAGAGACgtgcactctcctcctccctgctcCTCCTATTGATCCCGCTCCCCATGGAACAAACAAGAGGTCAAAAAAATTGAAAAGGCTTCTCAATTGGTGGGAGGGAGCGCAGCTGCCGGAGATGAGGGTGTGTGCAAGAGgtcagggagaaggaggaggaggaggcagaatgaATGCCATGCAGTTCGGGATAACAGCGCTGCCCCCCCCCAGACCTAGTTCTGCTGCGCAAcacccccccttccaaactgcatggccaagtctctcccccccctcccttggcTTTGGAGGCCCTTTAATAGCAGGATTTTTCAGTCCCTCCCACCTGGCCTGTGTGGAAGCCAGGCTGAGGGGAAACCCCACCAGCAGCTGTGCTTGGCGTGGGACCAGAGCTCAGAGCTCTCCTGGCCCATGTGAGGAACTAGAAGGATGCCCGTAGGGCAGGGTGGGAAGAGCCGGGTGGAGGAGGAGGGCGCCAGCAGGCAATGCAGGCTCGCTGACCACCACGCTAGCAGTAGGTGTTGCACGGAGGCGAGAGCGGGAGGGTGCAAGGTGGGGGTTATTCCCTTCTGGACAGGAAGCACTAACCAATGCCAAGGGCAGAATGCCAAGTTAGCTTGGGTCCTAGCGGGAAAAGAGTGGAGGTGGAAGTGGCAGAAAGTTAAGGAGAAGGGCACAGACTTTCTACAAATGGATCTGAACGATCAGTGTTAAGAcaagcaaaggggaaatcccggTGGCAGCCAGGACAGATCCAGAAGGACGGGGTGGGGGCAGTTGTTTGGACTCTGGTGgaggagaaagacaaagaaaggaggaggagacggggaggaagagaagaaggaagagaaggaaaggaatccTGCAACCAACTCCTCCAACCTCTTCCTGGCACAgtttggggaaggaaggaaggaactttgGGGAGGAGGGGTTGGTTATGGGATTCATTTCctgtcctcttcctccccttctccttctcctcttccccgtccccctcctcctttctttctcttcctcctccaccggcgtACAAATGACTGCCTCCCATCCTCCGGTTCCTCCACTGTTATCCCCTGCAAGTTCGCTCGCTCGCCTTCGCTGGCATGCAGGGTTGGGAAGAAGGTGATCGCTTTTCCCCAGCTGTGTCTTCTGGAGGGCCGCAGGGCAGCGCTGGCTCAGcttgggaaaggaaggaaggaaggggctttGGGAAGGGGGCAGAGGTGTTGGTTGCGggattcctttcctcctcttccttctccagaGGGAGAGGAAGTgtgaggggggggggtcatttggataccggtggaggaggaagagaaagaaaggaggaggaaggggaggaagaagagaaggagaaagaggaagaggaggaagaaaggaggatgaGAAGTAGAAaagaagtgggaggaaaaggaggaggcagCAGGGCTCAAGGAGGGCAGAAGCCCCAGTGGGATTGTGAAGGAGGGCTGTATTGATTTAATTTgaacaaaatatttttctaatGTCCTTTTTTCCGATTGTTAAAATAATCCACTGTTATTACTGAGACCTACTTTTCATCCCTAATCAACTGCAAAAATAGGAATCAGTTGGCAGTTCTAAATCTGTATACATTAAGGAAGATAAAACTATGTAACAGTCTTCTGATCCTCCTTGAACACAGTTTCAATTATTCATCTCATTCATGCCTGTAAATTGTAGTGTGCaaatttttgttatttgtttgtcaagcctcagtttttaacttttaatttaGCAGATGCAcactgcactttaaaaaaaaaaggattagagGCAAAGTGTTAATCAGAGAAAAAAATCTATCTAGTTTTGTTTCTGACTTCTAGTCTTTGCGCTAGAGACAGATTTTTCCCCCttcgattaattaattaatttgtcatcATAGATATGACTAGTATTTACTAAGGATGTGAGAGTAAAAAGTTGTAGGTCTATTTTGTATTTTACGGAGCTGCAAAAAAATGGAAGTAAATGTTTTTTTCGTTTCACTCTTTATCCTATACccctcttccccttttcttttccttctccatttCCCCATTAACTTTATTTTCATTTGTGTTTTATTCTATGATAATCTGAATAAAAATTacagtgagacacacacacagagagagaaagaacatacAACATTAACAGATGCTTTTCAGCTATATGACCTCCTGTGATGAGATAAGAGTATGGTATTTAGGCAGGGACTGGGTGAGATGGTTTATATGAAGagacaaaaaaaggaagaaaaccgTATACAGATATACAAGAAGGCGATTTTGAAATGTATAGTACATATTCAGCATTTCTACAAGTGGAAGTGGTAAATCCTGCCCAGAATATTTTGTTTGAATAGCAGTATGCTCCTCTTGATCAACCTCTTCCTTTTTGTTCATATTTGATTGCATGCACTGAATTGTGTGTaaagaaatatgacttcagtaaccgagttgtcgaagcatggaactcattaccagactccatagtgtcatccccaaacccccaacactttacccttagattatctacgggttgacctatccagattcctaagaggtcagtaagggcactagagtgccttccgtcccctgtcctattgctctcctatatctcctatacctttcttctattatattgtatgactgtaacttgttgcttatatcctaagatttttattaatattgcttcttcgttgcttatttgacccctatgacaatcattaagtattgtaccacatgattcttgacaaatgtatattttattttatgtacgctgagagcatatgcaccaagacaaattccttgtgtgtccaatcacacttggccaataaaaattctattctattctattctattatctcttcttctattctttcattgatatgttctattactatatcttcttttctattatttcttagatatattttactatgagtatctcctctataaccttcatcatgtattttactatgtatatatagatatatacccactaaaaccctcattgtgtatcggactaactaactaactaactaactaactaactaactaactaactaactaactaactaactaactaaataaataaataaataaataaatgatacaacTAGAGTTTATGAGATCAAAAATGCCAAGTAAATGATTTCCCCCACTAGTATTTAAAAAGTGACTGCCCCCTTTCAAAAAAGCTATGATTAAGCTAAAATAGAATATTAAGAGCACAGAAAGTAGGATGGTTCAATGGTTATAATTATTTCACTCAAAACAAGCTAGGATGAAGTCAAATTTATTTGAACAGTATTGCCTTATTTGATATAACTCTgacattctgttttcttctctacACAGTATATTCTGCAACTTTCGAAACCGTTACCCCTTATTCGCTCTATGTGTGTCCCGAAGGTCAAAATCTCACTTTGACTTGTAAAATCAGTGGAGTTCTCGCCAAACACCATGATATCTTCACCATTTGGTACTTCAGTAACAAAGAAGACCAGAGCTGTTCCCAAAGACAGCACATCCACAACATCACTGCTAAGCAACTTCATCACGAAGCTGAGATACACCATAGGCAACTTCATGGGAATGTCACTGCTGAGAAATATCCCCATGGCCATCAAGTCAACTATCATGGATTGGAATTTTTTTCAAACCATCACGACACTTTCCATGTCACTATAGCAAATCTTAGTCTACAAGACAGAGGATACTACTGTTGTTATGTCATAGAgactaagaaagaaaagaacaagCAGCATATATTGCACCAATCTTTTGGTTTCATGGAACTTCGTATACAGAAAGGTATAACATGCGTAAATCAGATGTAGTTAAATTTAAATATCTGTATTTCTCACATTACCCTAGGAATGTCTACAATGCAAGATGAATTGGTCTCAACGAATGTTTTaagatttagttatttagttattttaaatattagatttgtcatatgctgttttattattgttgttagccaccccgagtctacggagaggggcggcatacaaatctaataaataactaaataactaaataaatagctaaataaataaacaaacaaacaaataaataagatggagTTATAGGGGACAGTCTCTTTCCTTTCTGTATAAAACAGatttagtaataattaaaatagctTCCCTTTCttacagtttttaaaaagttgctgcACAGAGGTGAGAAACATTTTCCCCTCGATCTGGAACTTGATGATATAActtaatagcaataacacttagcaTTATATATGGCTTTATAATGCTTTGCAggactctctaagcagtttatagagtcagcatattgttcctaacaatttgggtcctcattttaccaacctcagaaggatggaaggctgagtcaaccttgagcctgttgagattcgaactgccaaatttcagacagccggcagtcagctgaagtggcctgcagtactgcactctaaccactgcgccaccgtcgCTGATTAATTGGGGAAAATAAGTAGGATTTTAGGCATCTGTTGTTTTGAAATTATGATCCATATCCCATTTTCTGAAGAGAATTGATCTGAAAAATATCAGATCAAATTGTTCCTTtatgttttgatttatttatttattaaatttatataccaatAACATTATAAAGTCACTTTAGTCACCTTTATTCAACATgcaacttttaaaaatgaaatgtacATTTCTTTTTGAGTAGTGAAGAATTAGaatgtaccagtagcaaaataggAATATGTTTttctagaaattattattatcaaattTCCCAGTCCAGTTAAGGGAagttataataattatattattatggtcAATAACCAAAACTGAGTACAATTTAAAGAaaagcagaatttttaaaaatataataggaTGCTTAAAAATACACAGAATTCCTTGACTAAATCACATGCTATTATTTTAAATCAGTTTGATTTAAACCAGATTATTCCATTGACAGTGGAAAAAAGTATATTTCTTTTCTAGTTCTGGTTGTATCTCCCCCCCACCACCtaactttttctttgaagatgatgATTTCTATTTGCAA
This genomic stretch from Erythrolamprus reginae isolate rEryReg1 chromosome 5, rEryReg1.hap1, whole genome shotgun sequence harbors:
- the VSIR gene encoding V-type immunoglobulin domain-containing suppressor of T-cell activation isoform X2, which encodes MEASAKWGLLVQLGLLLSVLQVYSATFETVTPYSLYVCPEGQNLTLTCKISGVLAKHHDIFTIWYFSNKEDQSCSQRQHIHNITAKQLHHEAEIHHRQLHGNVTAEKYPHGHQVNYHGLEFFSNHHDTFHVTIANLSLQDRGYYCCYVIETKKEKNKQHILHQSFGFMELRIQKANASSPNCTFYSDNDTESAHELVRMDSNARGIENPVFDAVSDGESNPRIRPQLSFMASRLASESDQHLLSEPNTPLSPPAPGECFFPSLDPVPDSPDPTKEQSKEEVVF